CCACTTTATGTAGTCACGGGAATACACCGTGGGGGGGGTAAAAGAGAAACACTCTCCCTGCCCTGCAGCCGACTCAAAGCCGTCGAGCTGAGAGACTGGACGCGCCGATTCCTCGGTGGCACCAAAATATATCGTGACATTCAAATCAGAGAAATATGCACATACAGAAATACGTAGTCACCGGCATCAGCCGCCTATCCGGTGAGCGAGTGGCAGTGACCGCACCCCACTCGCTCACCAAGACACAGGAGATGCGCGACAAAATGGCCGCCAGGCAACACAGCCGTTCAGCCTACAAGTGTCTAAAGATAGAACCGGCAGAAAAGGAGGGAAACTTATGGTAGCGTATTTTATAATCATGGCGCAATGACATATCTTTGCGCCAAGGAATCAATCTTACAGCTATGATCAAAGAGCATATCATCGAGAAACTGATAAGCCTGAACATCCAGGATGTTGTAGGCGACTATGTTCAGTTGAAGAAAGCGGGCGTCAACTGGAAAGGCCTTTGCCCCTTCCATGACGACAAGACACCGTCGTTCTATGTCAGCCCGTCGAAGAACATCTGCCACTGCTTTGTCTGTGGGCAAGGTGGCAATCCCATCAGTTTCGTCATGAAGAAAGAGAACTGCGACTTCCGGCAGGCCTGCAAGATATTGGGCGACAAGTACCACATACAGGTGGAGGAAGAACCGCAGCGGGAACAGACCAAGGAGGAACGGGAACTGCAGGCCAAGCGTGAGAGTGCCTTCGTCATCTACGACCATGTGCAGCGTCACTTCGTGGAGTGCATCCACGCCGACACGCCGGAAGCGAAAGCCACCTACGACTACGCTGTGAACCGCTGGGGAGCAGAGACCGTAGAGGAGATGGGTATCGGTTATGCACCGAAGGACTGGCAGGACATCATCACCTTTGCCAGGAAGGAAGGCCTGAGCATTCCTATTATGAAGGAACTGCGGCTGATCAGTACATCGGAGAAGGGCAACGATTACGGCTTCTACAACGACCGCCTGATGATTCCTATCAAGGACAAGTTCGGGCGTGTGATCAGTTACACCGCCCGCACCATGGACGAGCACAAGGAGAAAGGCACGAAGTACATGAATGGTGCCGAGAGTTTCTTCTTTACCAAGGGCAACCACCTCTTCGGACTCGACACCGCACAACGGGAAGGCGCCAGGCAGGAACTGTTCTACGTCGTGGAAGGAGCACCCGATGTCATCAAACTCCAGGAGATAGGCATCACCAACACTATCGCCGCCCTTGGCACGGCGTTCACCAAGGAGCAGTTCCAGCTGCTGAAGCGCTACCACTGCCAGCTCTGCTTCATCCCCGACCAGGACGGCCCCGGCATAGAGGCTGTGAAGAAGAACGGCCGCCTGGCCATGGAGGCAGGCTTCCGCGTCACGGTGAAGGAGATACCGCCCATCGAGGACGAGGACGGCACCAAGCACAAACAGGATGCCGACAGTTACTTCCACCGTCCAGACAAAGAACATAAGAACAGCGCCGAGGCACAGATGGCCTCACTCACCACCGAGGACTTCGTGATGTGGCTGGCACGCCACATCTATAATGAAGACCAGACCGACACGGCCAAGAGCGACAGCGTGAAGGAAATCTGCGACACGCTGATCCTGGAGCAGGACGACTTCACACGTGAGAGTCTGATAGAGGCACTGGCCAAGACATACGGACACAAGACGCTTTGGCGCAATGCGGTGAACGATGCCAAGCGCCGCCGCAATGAGGCCAAGGCCAAGAAGAGTTCGCAACGCTCAGGCATCGACCTCCGCAAATACGGGTTCTTCGAAGAGCACAACTGCTACTGGAGTACTGAGGACGGTAGCGAGAAGCAGTGGTCGAACTTCAAGATGAAGCCTCTCTTCCACATCATGGGCGTCGATGACTCTAAACGCCTGTACGAGATTACCAACATCGACGGTGTCACACGCACGCTGGAACTCAACGCCGATGAACTGGTAAACATGGCCAAGTTCCAGATAAAGGTGGAGAGTGCCGGCAACTTCCTCTGGCTGGCCAATATCGAGGAACTGAAGAAACTGAAGAAATACCTGTTCGACATCACAGGCACGGCCATCCGCATACGTCAGTACGGATGGCAGAAGCGAGGCTTCTGGGCCTTCGGCAACGGCTGCATCTTCGAGAACGGCTGGTACCCGGCCGACCACATGGGCATCGTACACTTGCACGATGCCGACCCCAAACTCGACAATTACTACCTGCAGGGTGCCTCCGACCTCTATGCCGAGGACACCAGCTACTTCGCCTTCGAACGGCAGTTCGTCATGCCTGAAGGCCATAGCAGCATCAGCCTGCACGACTTCGCCCTGATGATGGCCGACGTGTTCGGCAATAATGCAAAGGTGGCCGTCTGCTACCTGCTGGCCTCCATCTTCCGCGACATCATCACCGGCTACACCACCAACTTCCCACTCCTGAACCTCTTCGGCCCGAAGGGCAGCGGTAAGTCGGAACTGGGCATCACCCTCATGCGCTTTTTTACTATTGGCGACCGCCCCATCAACCTGCGCAACACCACCGCTCCCGGCCTGTCGCAGGCACTGGCTATGTCGGCCAACGGCATGGTGCACCTCGACGAGTATAAGGACTCGCTCGACATGCGCATCATCGAGATCATAAAGGGCGCCTACGACGGTGTGGGCCGCTCGCGTCTGGACATGGACCGCGGCAAGCAGGTGGAGAAGACACCCGTGGACTGCGGTGTCATCGTCAGTGGCCAGGAGATGCCCACGCTCGACATCGCCATGTTCTCGCGTATGATATACCTCACCCACGACACCACCGTCCACGACCGCGAGGCTAAGGACAAGTTCAACCGCCTGGCCGACATACGCAAGATGGGACTGCAGCACCTCACCAAGCAGATCCTCTCGCACCGGGCACTCTTCGAGAGTTCGTTCTACGACACCTACAACGAGGTGACCAATGAAGTCTACGACCTCATTGACGGCCAACAGGTCGAAGACCGTCTGTGGCGCAACTGGGTCATGCTGCTCGCCGCCTACAAGACGCTCTACCAGCAACTATCCCTGCCCTTCGACTACGAGGAACTGAAGGCCCTTTGTGTCGAAGGCATCAAGCGGCAGAACTCCGAGATCATCAGCAACAACGAACTGGGCAACCTTTGGAACGCCATGATGTATCTCTACCAGGAGGGCATGATCTTCAGCGACGGCGACTTCAAGGTGAAGTACGTCAAGGCACTGAAGACCGACCGCACCGAGCGTGAGTACCGTACAGAGACACCCATTCTCATGCTGCGCCT
The sequence above is a segment of the Prevotella sp. E9-3 genome. Coding sequences within it:
- the dnaG gene encoding DNA primase, translating into MIKEHIIEKLISLNIQDVVGDYVQLKKAGVNWKGLCPFHDDKTPSFYVSPSKNICHCFVCGQGGNPISFVMKKENCDFRQACKILGDKYHIQVEEEPQREQTKEERELQAKRESAFVIYDHVQRHFVECIHADTPEAKATYDYAVNRWGAETVEEMGIGYAPKDWQDIITFARKEGLSIPIMKELRLISTSEKGNDYGFYNDRLMIPIKDKFGRVISYTARTMDEHKEKGTKYMNGAESFFFTKGNHLFGLDTAQREGARQELFYVVEGAPDVIKLQEIGITNTIAALGTAFTKEQFQLLKRYHCQLCFIPDQDGPGIEAVKKNGRLAMEAGFRVTVKEIPPIEDEDGTKHKQDADSYFHRPDKEHKNSAEAQMASLTTEDFVMWLARHIYNEDQTDTAKSDSVKEICDTLILEQDDFTRESLIEALAKTYGHKTLWRNAVNDAKRRRNEAKAKKSSQRSGIDLRKYGFFEEHNCYWSTEDGSEKQWSNFKMKPLFHIMGVDDSKRLYEITNIDGVTRTLELNADELVNMAKFQIKVESAGNFLWLANIEELKKLKKYLFDITGTAIRIRQYGWQKRGFWAFGNGCIFENGWYPADHMGIVHLHDADPKLDNYYLQGASDLYAEDTSYFAFERQFVMPEGHSSISLHDFALMMADVFGNNAKVAVCYLLASIFRDIITGYTTNFPLLNLFGPKGSGKSELGITLMRFFTIGDRPINLRNTTAPGLSQALAMSANGMVHLDEYKDSLDMRIIEIIKGAYDGVGRSRLDMDRGKQVEKTPVDCGVIVSGQEMPTLDIAMFSRMIYLTHDTTVHDREAKDKFNRLADIRKMGLQHLTKQILSHRALFESSFYDTYNEVTNEVYDLIDGQQVEDRLWRNWVMLLAAYKTLYQQLSLPFDYEELKALCVEGIKRQNSEIISNNELGNLWNAMMYLYQEGMIFSDGDFKVKYVKALKTDRTEREYRTETPILMLRLSHFIGQYMKMAKQQGETVMSKDSIRYYLTTSGSYLGMRASERWKVYQDGKPKTEVRVDKGGQTRTADVCMFDRCMCFDYLALKEKFDLNLESMSAERADEMEQQIGDAEARRFADRREPDMFTDNSGDKPF